In Trichocoleus desertorum NBK24, the following are encoded in one genomic region:
- a CDS encoding polysaccharide biosynthesis tyrosine autokinase encodes MVDLTEGKHIEAAEADPGYGQLFAVLMRRRFWLLGVFSGVVSIAAILTFLAEPVYQSSMQLLVESNYQSKRGENGNAEMSFADARVEVDTATQLTLMRSSHLLQRAVKILKPEYPDITVAELQKSLVLTQLVEDKVKTKVFEVVYTDSDPEKTKKVLQAIQKAYQDYNREQQRQRLAKGLSFITDQVPKVEKQVKQAEDALEKFRDRQNLIDPEAQSKALFDALNSVRQDQRTNQAQLRDTQARYAALQQQVKRSPQEALVASRLSQSSRYQALLNELQKSELALEQQRLRFKDADPHIKSLLEQRQRQLNLLRAEVSRVLGTVPAQLNQSGSDLLRAGQLGATDLTLITQLVEAQVNTRALQARGQTLNQTEQQLTTELKRFPRLLAEYGRLQPNVQVGRETLQQLLTARQELALEIARGGFDWQVVEAAQLGTQIGPSLKQNLLLGAVAGLILGSVAAFVREGIDDAVHSSDELKKQVAVPLLGLIPAVPRSGFSEPMLNLSFRKAPALAPATLQVVDWPPFRESLDLIYKNIQLLNSTFPFKSLVVTSALAGEGKSTLALGLAMSAARLHQRVLLIDADLRRPSLHKQLNLPNEEGLSTLLASDRPITEEHSYIQPAIAYSNISILTAGPTPTDPAKLLSSQRMAELISTFEESYDLVLLDAPPVLGIVDAILAASFCNGVLMVGRMGQVTRSELTQATNMLHKLNVIGVIANGAEMSASSYLPYSRSA; translated from the coding sequence ATGGTAGACCTAACTGAAGGAAAGCACATTGAGGCCGCTGAGGCAGATCCAGGATATGGACAACTGTTTGCAGTCCTCATGCGCCGACGCTTCTGGCTTTTGGGTGTATTTAGCGGCGTTGTATCGATCGCTGCAATCCTCACTTTTCTAGCTGAGCCAGTTTACCAAAGCTCTATGCAACTGTTGGTGGAATCCAACTACCAAAGTAAAAGAGGAGAAAACGGCAATGCGGAGATGTCGTTTGCGGACGCTAGAGTTGAGGTGGATACTGCCACCCAATTGACGCTAATGCGGAGTTCCCATCTGTTGCAGCGAGCGGTGAAAATTTTGAAGCCGGAATATCCAGACATTACGGTGGCGGAACTTCAGAAGTCGTTGGTTTTGACTCAACTTGTGGAGGATAAAGTCAAAACTAAAGTGTTTGAGGTGGTCTACACCGATTCTGATCCAGAAAAAACCAAAAAAGTTTTGCAAGCAATTCAAAAGGCTTATCAAGACTACAACCGGGAGCAGCAACGGCAGCGCTTAGCCAAAGGTCTGTCATTTATTACTGACCAAGTACCTAAGGTAGAAAAGCAAGTTAAGCAAGCAGAAGATGCTCTAGAAAAATTCCGCGATCGCCAAAACCTGATTGATCCAGAAGCACAATCGAAAGCTCTGTTTGATGCACTCAACAGTGTCAGACAAGATCAACGCACCAATCAAGCACAGTTGAGAGATACACAGGCCCGTTATGCGGCTTTGCAACAACAGGTCAAGCGATCGCCTCAAGAAGCCTTGGTCGCCTCTCGCCTCAGCCAATCTTCGCGCTACCAAGCTTTGCTCAATGAGTTACAGAAAAGTGAATTAGCTTTAGAGCAACAGCGTCTCCGGTTTAAAGATGCCGATCCGCACATTAAATCTTTGCTAGAGCAGCGCCAACGACAACTCAATTTACTACGGGCTGAAGTCAGTCGAGTCTTGGGAACCGTTCCAGCCCAGCTAAATCAGTCAGGGAGCGATTTACTCAGAGCAGGTCAACTAGGCGCTACCGACTTAACCTTGATCACTCAATTGGTAGAGGCTCAGGTCAATACCAGAGCGTTGCAGGCGCGTGGTCAGACCCTAAACCAAACTGAACAGCAATTAACCACAGAACTCAAACGCTTTCCTCGCTTGCTAGCTGAGTACGGACGGCTACAGCCCAATGTGCAAGTAGGTCGGGAGACACTGCAACAGCTCTTGACCGCACGGCAGGAACTCGCGCTGGAGATTGCACGGGGTGGTTTTGACTGGCAGGTGGTAGAGGCGGCGCAATTGGGAACCCAAATTGGCCCTAGCCTGAAGCAGAACTTGCTTTTGGGAGCAGTGGCAGGCTTGATTCTAGGAAGTGTTGCCGCCTTTGTCCGAGAGGGTATTGACGATGCGGTTCACAGTTCTGATGAACTCAAGAAACAAGTGGCAGTTCCTCTACTCGGATTGATCCCAGCGGTACCGCGCTCTGGCTTTAGCGAGCCGATGCTCAACTTATCTTTCCGGAAAGCTCCTGCTTTGGCCCCAGCCACTCTGCAAGTCGTGGATTGGCCTCCTTTCCGAGAATCCCTCGACCTGATTTACAAAAACATTCAGCTCCTCAACTCCACTTTTCCCTTCAAATCTCTGGTGGTTACTTCTGCCTTAGCAGGCGAGGGTAAATCAACTTTGGCGCTAGGCTTGGCGATGAGTGCGGCTCGTTTACACCAGCGGGTGCTCCTGATTGATGCAGATTTGCGTCGTCCAAGTTTGCATAAACAGCTCAACCTACCCAATGAAGAGGGACTTTCTACTCTGTTAGCCAGCGATCGCCCTATTACCGAGGAGCACAGTTATATTCAACCCGCGATCGCCTACAGCAATATCTCGATCTTGACCGCTGGCCCCACCCCTACCGACCCTGCCAAGCTTCTGAGTTCTCAGCGGATGGCAGAACTGATTTCTACCTTTGAGGAATCTTACGATCTAGTGTTACTTGATGCACCGCCCGTCTTGGGGATCGTAGATGCTATCCTCGCGGCCTCCTTCTGCAATGGAGTGTTAATGGTGGGTCGTATGGGTCAAGTCACTCGCAGCGAGCTGACTCAGGCCACCAATATGCTACACAAGCTCAACGTAATTGGCGTGATTGCCAATGGCGCTGAAATGTCAGCCAGCAGCTATCTACCCTACTCTAGGTCTGCCTAG
- a CDS encoding phosphomannose isomerase type II C-terminal cupin domain: MATSSPAPTTVATTELRPWGSFTVLEEGRGYKIKRIEVKPGHRLSLQMHHHRSEHWIVLSGTARVFCDGQELTLYNNQSTYVPQCTQHRLENPGVIPLVLIEVQNGDYLGEDDIVRFQDDYNRQPSLLVTP; this comes from the coding sequence ATGGCAACCTCCAGCCCAGCGCCGACTACTGTTGCCACCACCGAATTGCGCCCCTGGGGATCGTTCACCGTTCTGGAAGAAGGGAGAGGCTACAAGATTAAGCGCATTGAAGTTAAACCAGGTCATCGCCTCAGCCTGCAAATGCACCATCACCGCAGCGAACATTGGATTGTGCTTTCTGGCACGGCACGAGTGTTTTGCGATGGGCAAGAATTAACCCTTTACAATAACCAATCTACTTACGTCCCTCAATGCACCCAACATCGCCTAGAAAATCCCGGCGTGATTCCGTTGGTTTTGATTGAAGTGCAAAACGGTGATTATTTAGGAGAAGACGACATTGTGCGGTTCCAAGATGACTACAATCGTCAGCCCAGTTTGTTAGTGACTCCCTAG
- a CDS encoding glycosyltransferase — MKIAFVVGEFPSLSQTFILSQITGLIDRGHQVDIYANVGQKQPKIHPDVEKYDLPRHTHYWPQIPENQIWRLVKGTGLVLTHSLKDPVLLGRSLNFLKYGKEAASFRLLYPTLPLLQERPSYDIIHCHFGWSGLQSAFLRDIGALRGKLITTFHGFDITASLKIFGDRLYDPLFRMGNLFLPISYRWQQRLIELGCGEQKIKVHRMGIDCQKFTFTPRQPDADGSIRLVTIARLVEKKGIEYGIRAVAQLVKTHPNLEYNVVGDGPLRDSLSDLIQSLGIQKHVKLLGWKQDQEVFEILHQAHILLAPSVTSQDGDQEGIPVALMEAMAMGLPVISTLHSGIPELIENGSSGFLVPERDADTLAHKLSYLIEHPGVWPQMGQAGRSYVETHYNINQLNDQLVEIYQQLLLEPC, encoded by the coding sequence ATGAAAATTGCTTTTGTCGTGGGAGAGTTTCCCTCTCTATCTCAAACTTTTATCCTGAGCCAAATCACCGGATTAATTGATCGAGGGCATCAGGTAGATATCTATGCAAACGTCGGGCAAAAGCAGCCTAAAATCCATCCAGATGTCGAGAAGTACGATCTACCCCGCCACACTCACTATTGGCCGCAGATCCCTGAGAATCAAATCTGGCGATTGGTCAAAGGTACGGGGCTAGTGTTGACCCATAGCCTAAAAGATCCGGTACTGTTAGGGCGATCGCTCAATTTTCTCAAGTACGGCAAAGAAGCGGCTTCCTTTCGGTTGCTATATCCCACCCTTCCTTTACTCCAAGAGCGGCCCTCCTATGACATTATTCATTGCCACTTTGGTTGGAGTGGTTTGCAAAGTGCGTTTTTAAGAGATATTGGTGCCTTGCGAGGAAAGCTGATTACTACCTTTCATGGCTTTGATATTACAGCCAGCTTGAAGATATTTGGCGATCGCCTCTACGATCCTCTATTTCGCATGGGCAACCTGTTTCTGCCCATCAGTTATCGATGGCAGCAACGCTTGATTGAATTGGGTTGTGGTGAGCAAAAAATTAAAGTTCACCGGATGGGCATTGACTGCCAGAAATTCACCTTCACACCTCGCCAACCCGATGCAGATGGCAGTATTCGCCTCGTGACAATCGCTCGCTTGGTGGAGAAAAAAGGGATTGAGTACGGCATTCGAGCGGTGGCTCAGTTGGTCAAAACTCACCCGAACTTGGAATATAACGTGGTGGGTGATGGCCCACTGCGAGATTCTTTATCTGATTTAATTCAGAGCTTGGGCATTCAGAAACATGTGAAGCTGCTGGGTTGGAAGCAAGACCAGGAAGTATTTGAAATTTTGCACCAAGCTCATATTTTGCTAGCACCCAGCGTGACTAGCCAGGACGGCGATCAAGAAGGGATTCCGGTGGCTTTAATGGAAGCAATGGCAATGGGATTACCTGTGATTAGTACTTTGCACAGCGGCATTCCAGAGTTGATCGAAAATGGCAGCTCTGGTTTCTTGGTGCCTGAGCGGGATGCTGATACTTTGGCCCATAAGCTCAGCTACCTGATTGAGCATCCAGGAGTTTGGCCTCAGATGGGGCAGGCAGGTCGTTCTTATGTAGAAACCCACTACAACATCAACCAGCTCAATGACCAACTGGTGGAAATTTACCAGCAACTGCTGCTTGAGCCCTGTTAG
- the hepC gene encoding heterocyst development glycosyltransferase HepC: MNLLSIPKDSALKPLPKSEHSFKYELKWRQKQLLVRLAHTNDRLHLPSLDSQRWLVACLKRSPVRLISLAPDVGEEKLRYWADASAQAGKSLFLTIPNTPELPKKQSGGSWWIKRLLDRVAAAIAILLLSPVFLAIALVIRLQSPGPILFSQWRVGERGRLFRIYKFRTMVVNAEELHHQVMGNQQGLHKHENDPRITPNGRWLRKYSLDELPQLFNVLRGEMSFVGPRPWALYDAVRISPDVRQRLNALPGITGAWQVMARSNLRDIDMVNRSDLKYLRHWSLWKDLKILLLTVPKVLSGFGAY; this comes from the coding sequence ATGAACCTACTTTCAATCCCCAAAGATTCTGCTCTTAAACCTCTGCCTAAAAGTGAGCACTCATTTAAGTACGAACTGAAATGGCGGCAGAAACAGCTCTTGGTTCGTCTCGCTCACACCAACGATAGACTGCATCTACCTTCTCTCGATAGTCAACGTTGGCTGGTGGCTTGCCTGAAGCGATCGCCCGTTCGCCTAATCAGTCTCGCTCCGGATGTAGGAGAAGAAAAGCTCCGGTATTGGGCTGATGCCTCCGCGCAAGCAGGTAAGTCCTTATTTCTCACCATTCCTAACACCCCAGAACTCCCAAAGAAGCAATCGGGTGGTAGTTGGTGGATCAAGCGCCTGCTAGATCGAGTCGCTGCTGCGATCGCCATCCTGCTCCTGAGTCCTGTGTTTCTGGCGATCGCCTTAGTGATACGCCTACAATCACCTGGCCCCATCCTCTTCTCTCAGTGGCGGGTGGGCGAACGAGGCCGTCTGTTTCGGATCTATAAGTTCCGCACCATGGTTGTGAATGCAGAAGAACTGCACCACCAAGTCATGGGTAATCAGCAAGGCTTGCACAAACATGAGAATGATCCCCGCATCACTCCCAATGGTCGCTGGTTACGCAAGTACAGCTTGGACGAACTCCCCCAGCTGTTTAATGTGTTGCGCGGAGAGATGAGCTTCGTGGGTCCGCGTCCTTGGGCACTGTATGACGCAGTCCGAATCAGCCCCGACGTCCGACAACGACTAAACGCACTCCCAGGAATTACAGGAGCATGGCAAGTGATGGCCCGCTCCAACCTGCGAGACATCGACATGGTCAACCGCTCCGATCTGAAATATCTCCGTCACTGGTCACTCTGGAAAGACCTAAAGATCCTCCTGCTGACCGTTCCTAAAGTGCTGTCTGGTTTTGGCGCTTACTAA
- the hepA gene encoding heterocyst formation ABC transporter subunit HepA, protein MQFKLPAFLRQLLKATNFWKDNDLILREFQYFPKIAILAVVFSLLAAAFEGFGLGFLLAFLQNLVNPNAAPFETGIRWFDLWILGINTSETSRLFRVSGLILLSTWLRAGFNYLTYVYTEMAQMHLLNRLHKRIFEQWQALSLSYFSKSHSGELLNSITSELGRLRQVFNLSSFIMTKSLTLLVYVAIIFRISWQLSLSAVMLFVLLGVGLSTLNKRVREASFPVSQANGRFASVAMEFINGIRTVQSFATQDFERKRFYRASDDIVEAGTKAVIGWAIVRPLAEGLATTILVGMIIVALTVFVANGTMETASLLTFLFILFRLVPAVHEINGNRALISSFRGSVDNIKELLRSDNKPYLPNGIREFAGLKKAIELVSADFGYDPAHLVLQNVTLTINRGEMTALVGASGAGKTTLVDLIPRFYDPTQGKVLMDGVDLREFDLNSVRRRMAVVSQDTFIFNTSVRNNIAYGLENVDEAAIWEAAKFANALEFIQEMPEGFDTQLGDRGVRLSGGQRQRLAIARALLRNPEVLILDEATSALDSVSERLIQESLEKLSTGRTVIAIAHRLSTIVRANKVVVLEQGRIVEQGTYQELLAQRGELWKYHQMQHEVGSTAG, encoded by the coding sequence ATGCAGTTCAAGCTTCCAGCGTTTCTCCGTCAGTTGCTAAAAGCGACAAATTTTTGGAAAGATAACGACCTGATCCTACGAGAGTTTCAGTACTTTCCCAAAATCGCAATTTTGGCTGTGGTTTTCTCGCTTCTAGCAGCAGCATTTGAGGGATTTGGATTAGGTTTCTTATTGGCATTCTTACAGAACTTGGTCAACCCCAATGCTGCGCCTTTCGAGACAGGAATTCGTTGGTTTGATCTTTGGATTCTAGGAATTAACACTTCAGAAACGAGCCGCCTGTTTCGAGTTTCAGGTCTGATTTTGCTTTCAACTTGGTTGCGAGCTGGATTCAATTACCTGACCTATGTCTACACAGAAATGGCTCAAATGCACTTGCTTAACCGCTTGCATAAGCGAATTTTTGAGCAGTGGCAAGCCTTGAGCTTAAGCTATTTTAGTAAATCTCATTCTGGTGAACTGCTGAATAGCATCACCAGTGAACTTGGCCGACTGAGACAAGTTTTTAACCTGAGTTCTTTCATCATGACCAAAAGCCTGACGCTTTTGGTCTATGTGGCTATAATCTTTCGCATCTCCTGGCAGCTATCCCTTAGCGCGGTGATGCTATTTGTCTTGCTAGGGGTAGGACTTTCAACTCTAAATAAGCGAGTTAGAGAAGCAAGTTTTCCGGTATCTCAGGCCAATGGTCGATTTGCTTCGGTGGCAATGGAATTCATTAATGGAATTCGCACGGTTCAATCGTTTGCCACACAAGATTTTGAGCGCAAGCGGTTCTATCGAGCTAGTGACGACATTGTTGAAGCAGGGACTAAAGCTGTGATCGGCTGGGCGATCGTGCGGCCTTTAGCAGAAGGCTTAGCAACTACCATTTTGGTTGGCATGATCATTGTGGCTCTGACTGTGTTTGTTGCCAACGGCACAATGGAAACGGCGTCTTTGCTCACCTTTCTATTTATATTGTTTCGCCTGGTGCCCGCAGTTCACGAAATCAATGGCAACCGAGCCTTAATTAGTAGCTTTCGGGGGTCAGTAGACAACATTAAAGAGCTGCTACGGAGTGACAATAAACCGTATTTACCCAACGGCATTCGAGAATTTGCTGGGCTCAAAAAAGCGATCGAATTGGTCTCCGCTGACTTTGGTTATGACCCAGCTCATTTGGTGCTGCAAAATGTCACTCTGACGATTAATCGTGGTGAAATGACTGCCTTAGTTGGGGCGTCAGGCGCAGGAAAAACCACCTTGGTTGATTTGATTCCTCGCTTTTACGATCCCACTCAAGGCAAAGTCTTGATGGACGGCGTAGATCTGCGTGAGTTTGACTTAAATTCTGTCCGCCGCCGCATGGCTGTAGTTAGCCAAGATACATTTATCTTTAACACTTCAGTTCGCAACAACATTGCCTACGGTTTAGAAAATGTGGATGAAGCAGCAATTTGGGAAGCGGCTAAATTCGCCAATGCTCTAGAGTTTATTCAGGAAATGCCAGAAGGGTTTGATACTCAACTAGGCGATCGCGGAGTGCGTCTCTCTGGTGGTCAACGGCAACGACTGGCGATCGCACGGGCACTCCTCCGTAACCCAGAGGTTTTGATTTTAGATGAAGCCACGAGTGCTCTGGACTCGGTTTCAGAACGCTTGATTCAGGAGTCTTTAGAGAAGCTATCTACAGGCCGCACGGTGATTGCGATCGCGCATCGACTCTCCACTATTGTCCGAGCTAACAAAGTGGTGGTTCTAGAACAAGGGCGAATTGTGGAGCAGGGCACTTATCAGGAGTTGTTGGCCCAACGCGGCGAACTCTGGAAATATCACCAAATGCAGCATGAAGTTGGCTCAACTGCTGGATGA
- a CDS encoding glycosyltransferase family 4 protein: MKILVLENEPSSRRGGQECSLLGVCTGLAQRGHEIHLVYREDGDFLPKYQQFCKSITKVRRYVIDTTGKRHLIVSSVSWLGSLLPVLKIDADVVYINQTKEAFFGGSVARLKQVPLVCHLRLFPPKTFLPQIRWGLQYVTRFITVSQATLQGYLRAGFDPKTLRVVYNGIDLKRFSIQGDRQQTRQQLNLPPNAFVVVYAGRIDRPKNIEMLIRAFAQLGLPPEQARLMLVGSPVVHASPQAAEAYVQELKDLCSQLNISNHVHWLGRRTDLPEIFRAADVSVLPSLLPDTFGLVLAESMACGTPALGLRFGGIPDVLSDEFEKFQIAVGDVAGLSDRLESLRNWQETDPNLGQRCRAYVEKRFPVERVVTEVEAALQEAVELGPVRLGPSQESLEAWENEVITNPTALAGLVTQ, from the coding sequence ATGAAAATTCTGGTTTTAGAAAATGAACCTTCTTCTCGCCGGGGTGGGCAGGAATGTTCTTTGCTAGGAGTTTGTACGGGTCTGGCTCAACGGGGTCATGAAATTCATCTAGTCTATCGAGAAGACGGAGATTTTTTACCCAAGTACCAGCAGTTTTGTAAGTCGATCACCAAGGTGCGACGTTATGTAATTGATACGACCGGGAAACGTCACCTCATCGTCTCTTCCGTGTCCTGGCTTGGCTCCCTCTTGCCAGTGCTCAAGATTGATGCCGATGTTGTGTATATTAATCAGACAAAAGAGGCATTTTTTGGAGGAAGTGTAGCTCGCCTGAAGCAGGTGCCTCTAGTCTGTCACTTACGCCTCTTTCCACCCAAAACATTTTTGCCGCAGATTCGCTGGGGGCTGCAATATGTCACCCGTTTTATAACAGTTTCACAGGCAACGCTACAAGGTTACTTGCGAGCTGGGTTTGACCCTAAAACGCTCAGAGTCGTTTATAACGGCATTGACCTAAAACGATTTTCTATCCAAGGCGATCGCCAGCAAACTCGCCAGCAACTAAATCTGCCACCAAACGCCTTTGTGGTGGTCTACGCAGGCCGCATCGATCGCCCCAAAAATATTGAAATGCTAATTCGAGCCTTTGCTCAATTAGGATTGCCGCCTGAGCAGGCACGTTTGATGCTCGTCGGTAGTCCTGTAGTTCATGCATCACCTCAAGCGGCAGAAGCGTATGTGCAGGAACTCAAAGACTTGTGCAGCCAACTCAACATCAGCAATCATGTGCATTGGCTAGGCCGACGCACAGATCTGCCTGAAATATTCCGGGCTGCTGATGTTTCCGTCTTGCCTAGTTTATTGCCAGATACATTCGGCTTGGTTTTAGCTGAGTCAATGGCCTGTGGTACTCCCGCGCTAGGTTTGCGATTTGGCGGTATTCCAGATGTCCTCTCGGATGAATTTGAAAAATTTCAGATTGCTGTGGGAGACGTTGCGGGATTGAGCGATCGCCTAGAGTCTTTAAGAAATTGGCAAGAAACAGACCCTAATTTAGGTCAGCGTTGTCGCGCCTACGTTGAAAAGCGTTTTCCGGTGGAGCGGGTGGTGACTGAAGTAGAAGCAGCGTTACAGGAAGCAGTAGAGTTGGGTCCAGTAAGGTTAGGCCCATCTCAGGAAAGCCTCGAAGCTTGGGAAAATGAAGTCATAACGAACCCTACAGCACTGGCAGGGTTGGTGACTCAGTAG
- a CDS encoding glycosyltransferase family A protein, with translation MNLVEQTHSNPNVSIIIPLYNKGKYVARALNSILAQTYQNFEVFVVDDGSTDNGPEIVNSYTDSRLRLIRQTNAGPGAARNRGIQSSQAPLLAFLDADDEWMPTFLAESVQQLQAHPDCAISAFGRFLGAERTSWEPGCRQFGVTEGEWRMPVSLDAHSIKRVIDFFHPGAIVCRREVLDRFGGFYTKNGCNYGEDVYLWAQIALNYKIYRNPVPLFWWHTEASEISAYSARKIVPPWPMLTDPQPLRMDCPPAYQPALERYLTYLAVIAAERCIRAGDRATAERLLQDYPVAQTFLGDYLKLQLRLWLMDSPRLRQRLRQVKSLVRS, from the coding sequence ATGAATTTAGTGGAACAAACTCACAGCAACCCAAACGTTTCTATTATTATCCCGCTCTATAACAAGGGCAAATATGTTGCCAGAGCATTAAATTCCATCTTGGCTCAGACCTATCAGAACTTTGAAGTTTTTGTAGTAGATGATGGCTCTACAGACAACGGGCCAGAGATTGTTAATAGCTATACAGATTCTCGTCTGCGGTTGATCCGTCAGACCAATGCAGGGCCAGGTGCAGCTCGTAACCGAGGCATTCAATCCAGCCAAGCACCACTCCTGGCTTTTTTAGATGCAGACGACGAATGGATGCCGACATTTCTGGCTGAGTCTGTTCAGCAACTCCAAGCGCATCCAGATTGTGCAATCAGTGCCTTTGGCCGTTTTCTGGGAGCCGAGCGCACCAGTTGGGAGCCTGGGTGTCGGCAGTTTGGGGTAACAGAAGGGGAATGGCGGATGCCCGTCAGTCTAGATGCTCACTCAATCAAACGAGTGATTGACTTTTTTCATCCGGGGGCAATTGTCTGTCGGCGAGAAGTACTAGATCGCTTTGGTGGCTTTTACACTAAAAACGGTTGCAACTACGGAGAAGATGTGTATCTATGGGCGCAAATTGCCCTCAACTACAAAATCTATCGCAACCCCGTTCCTCTCTTTTGGTGGCATACCGAAGCTTCTGAGATCTCGGCCTACAGCGCTAGAAAGATAGTGCCTCCTTGGCCAATGCTCACCGACCCCCAGCCTTTACGGATGGATTGTCCTCCCGCATATCAACCAGCCCTAGAGCGTTATTTAACTTATTTGGCTGTAATCGCTGCTGAGCGATGCATTCGGGCAGGCGATCGCGCTACAGCGGAAAGGCTTTTACAGGATTATCCAGTGGCTCAGACCTTCTTGGGAGACTACCTCAAACTTCAGCTACGTCTTTGGCTGATGGACTCGCCTAGGCTACGGCAGCGACTGCGTCAGGTCAAGAGCTTGGTGCGATCGTGA
- a CDS encoding glycosyltransferase — protein MKVALVHDYLTQKGGAERVFELLCKRYPKADVFTSLYDPKRTIDLGDRFVNTTLLQRIPGASKYFRLLAPFYFSAFRALDLRDYDLIISSSTSFAKAVRKGPGARHICFCHNVTRFLWDTQTYLREYGTYSRFYPLLENVFRMMRNLDLQYAQEPDLYIANSSVVAKRIQQIYGKPAMVINYPIDSSKFLFADQKEDFYLASARLISYKRLDVIVEAFNWLGWPLLITGDGPERSRLEAQALGNIRFLGHVSDTKRTQLMAQARSVVVAALEDYGLVPVEANASGTPVISYGAGGVLDTQVPGKTGVFFNRQTPEALQTALCEASDMTWDYGNIRQHAMSKFSEEAFFEQVDQVIDQAIY, from the coding sequence ATGAAAGTTGCTTTAGTTCATGACTACTTGACGCAAAAAGGTGGTGCAGAACGAGTCTTTGAATTGCTTTGTAAGCGATATCCTAAGGCTGATGTCTTTACGTCACTCTACGATCCTAAACGAACAATTGACTTAGGAGATCGTTTCGTCAACACAACTTTACTTCAGCGGATTCCAGGGGCAAGCAAGTACTTTCGGCTATTAGCTCCGTTCTACTTTTCAGCTTTTCGAGCGCTGGACTTGCGGGATTATGACCTGATTATTAGCAGCAGCACCAGTTTTGCGAAAGCGGTAAGAAAAGGTCCAGGTGCACGCCATATTTGTTTCTGTCACAATGTAACTCGTTTTCTGTGGGATACCCAGACTTATTTACGGGAATACGGTACATATTCCAGATTCTACCCACTGTTGGAAAACGTCTTCCGCATGATGCGCAATTTAGATTTGCAATATGCTCAGGAACCTGATCTTTATATTGCCAATTCTAGTGTCGTGGCGAAGCGCATTCAGCAGATTTATGGCAAGCCCGCAATGGTGATTAACTATCCGATTGACAGCAGTAAGTTTTTGTTTGCAGACCAAAAAGAAGACTTCTACTTAGCATCGGCTCGGTTAATTAGCTACAAGCGTCTGGATGTGATCGTTGAGGCATTTAACTGGCTGGGATGGCCTCTGTTGATTACAGGCGACGGACCAGAGCGATCGCGCCTAGAGGCTCAAGCTTTGGGTAACATCCGGTTTCTCGGTCATGTCAGCGACACCAAACGGACTCAACTGATGGCTCAGGCTCGCTCAGTGGTGGTAGCAGCCCTGGAAGACTATGGTTTAGTGCCTGTAGAAGCCAATGCCAGCGGCACTCCGGTAATTTCTTATGGAGCTGGGGGAGTGCTAGATACACAGGTGCCAGGAAAAACGGGTGTCTTTTTCAATCGACAAACACCAGAAGCGCTACAAACAGCTTTATGCGAAGCCTCGGATATGACTTGGGATTACGGCAACATTCGCCAACATGCAATGAGCAAATTCTCGGAAGAGGCGTTCTTTGAGCAAGTTGATCAGGTGATTGATCAAGCTATTTACTAA